From Pandoraea vervacti, the proteins below share one genomic window:
- a CDS encoding lysophospholipid acyltransferase family protein, translating to MRATDTGWKFQTTRRHAAALLLWACFAVGGLVFSLVIFPGLLLLPISTRLRRRYAMALVHRCFAALVASCRALGVMRFEFHNVETLRHLGRAIVIANHPSYLDVVVLLALMPRACCIVTSRHWRNPLFAGIVRSAGYLRNDGGPSLVSASHASLADDVPLIVFPEGTRSPSRGRLGKFSRGFAHIALAHRCPILPVLIDCDPPAYTKQHRWYSVSPQRPTLHVRVLETDIGTQSLGQQGEAAGAHLNPIPQPSSKATTPAHTDTGSAPTHGDVTPLAARRLTAFAEHFFIDQISRHGFTRT from the coding sequence ATGCGCGCGACTGACACGGGATGGAAGTTCCAGACCACACGGCGCCACGCGGCGGCTCTGCTCCTGTGGGCATGCTTCGCGGTGGGCGGTCTTGTCTTTTCGCTGGTGATCTTTCCGGGACTGCTGTTACTGCCAATATCGACGCGTTTGCGCCGGCGATACGCGATGGCGCTGGTCCATCGGTGTTTCGCGGCATTGGTGGCCAGTTGCCGTGCGCTCGGCGTGATGCGCTTCGAATTTCACAACGTCGAGACACTGCGTCATCTCGGGCGGGCAATCGTGATCGCCAACCACCCGTCGTATCTGGATGTCGTCGTTCTGCTCGCGTTGATGCCCCGCGCTTGTTGCATCGTGACGAGCCGACATTGGCGAAACCCGCTTTTTGCGGGCATTGTTCGTTCCGCCGGATACCTGCGCAACGATGGCGGGCCATCGCTCGTGAGCGCGAGCCATGCGTCGCTCGCGGACGACGTGCCGCTCATCGTATTCCCCGAAGGCACACGAAGCCCGTCGCGGGGACGGCTCGGCAAATTCTCCCGTGGATTCGCGCATATCGCACTGGCACATCGCTGCCCGATCCTTCCGGTCCTTATCGATTGCGATCCGCCCGCCTATACCAAACAACACCGCTGGTATTCGGTGTCGCCGCAGAGGCCGACACTGCACGTTCGCGTGCTGGAAACCGATATCGGTACGCAGAGCCTTGGCCAGCAAGGCGAGGCTGCCGGCGCGCACCTCAATCCGATCCCGCAGCCCTCATCGAAGGCAACCACGCCCGCGCACACCGACACGGGGTCTGCCCCGACGCACGGTGACGTGACACCTCTGGCTGCGAGACGCCTGACCGCATTCGCGGAACATTTTTTCATCGATCAGATTTCTCGACATGGCTTCACTAGAACTTGA
- a CDS encoding phosphopantetheine-binding protein — protein sequence MASLELEIKQLIVDGLELEDIGVDDITDDIPLFGDGLGLDSIDALELGIALRKRFGLQIESNDEAARAQFRSVSTLAQLLRERGCAQ from the coding sequence ATGGCTTCACTAGAACTTGAGATCAAGCAATTGATCGTCGATGGGCTCGAATTAGAGGACATCGGCGTGGACGACATCACGGACGATATTCCGTTGTTTGGCGACGGCCTGGGCCTGGACTCCATTGACGCGCTTGAGCTCGGCATTGCCTTGCGCAAGCGCTTCGGCTTGCAAATCGAATCAAACGACGAGGCCGCTCGCGCGCAGTTCCGCAGCGTATCCACCCTTGCCCAATTGTTGCGCGAACGCGGTTGCGCCCAGTAA
- a CDS encoding acyl carrier protein has protein sequence MTPLTLPLTDEDILSRLRTILHDTFEIEPERVTPEAHLFEALDLDSIDAVDLAIQLQRMTGKRIKSEDFKSVRTVADVIAAVHTLLND, from the coding sequence ATGACCCCATTGACGTTGCCCCTCACGGACGAAGACATTCTTTCGCGGTTGCGCACCATTTTGCACGACACGTTCGAAATCGAGCCCGAACGCGTCACGCCAGAAGCGCACCTTTTCGAAGCGTTGGATCTCGACAGCATCGACGCGGTGGATCTGGCCATTCAGCTTCAGCGCATGACCGGCAAACGTATCAAGTCGGAAGATTTCAAAAGCGTTCGCACTGTCGCCGATGTGATCGCGGCAGTCCATACGCTGCTCAACGACTGA
- a CDS encoding AMP-binding protein, producing the protein MNALQSSAQPSHACRSLAELLTPPSDPARVICIDAQDTCTPHTSLSAGAWHARVTTLRDAWATRPSQRLALCLDDPLDMSCALFAAWAAGKTPVVLPNLLARTRADLAFAYDEAIDTESLAQVMLARDHTKPVGLRSTGLSPACRLAIYTSGSTGEPKAVVKTLRQLDDEVQTLHRHWGKRLENGIVVASVPCHHIYGLWFRILWPLAAGVPFARQTFAEPSHASVWRRWPNVIWIAGPAQLTRWPALIGDGPWIDAPHMAFSSGGPLPAEAARQYVGLTRHAATDAHAAQAPIEVFGSTETGGIAWRQQDASSDWTPLGDTRIRVGDTGALEICSPRVGDGQWWRTDDGATLHADGTFALTGRLDRVVKIEGKRLALPSVESALARHEWVDAAAAAIVSGRLAVIVVLNNAGNRAWAEQSLKSVRETLRRSLAETFDATVLPRRWRFLPALPINERGKRTAADLAACFAPATPWMPSVLGVRLSDGDEGHEAQREGEASPFRVVCTLRVPPGLAHFEGHFPGLPLLPGVVLVDWATRFATQYACEKAARHGWANCTPATLQQVKFSSPVLPGARLELTLTFDATRHRVKYQYDGSRGVVASGYLGYAPMPAGAEVSPQ; encoded by the coding sequence ATGAACGCGTTGCAGTCGTCGGCCCAGCCGTCGCACGCATGCCGTTCACTGGCAGAATTGCTGACGCCCCCTTCCGACCCGGCCCGGGTGATATGCATCGACGCGCAGGACACGTGCACGCCGCACACGTCGCTGAGCGCCGGGGCGTGGCACGCCCGCGTTACGACATTGCGTGATGCATGGGCAACGCGCCCTTCGCAACGTCTCGCGCTATGCCTGGACGACCCGCTCGACATGAGTTGCGCACTGTTTGCGGCGTGGGCAGCCGGAAAAACGCCGGTCGTCTTGCCCAACTTGCTTGCCCGGACACGCGCGGATCTTGCGTTTGCCTATGACGAAGCGATCGACACCGAAAGCCTCGCGCAAGTCATGCTCGCCCGCGACCATACGAAGCCCGTCGGTTTGCGCTCGACGGGCCTGTCCCCGGCTTGCAGATTGGCGATCTACACATCCGGGAGCACCGGGGAGCCGAAGGCGGTCGTCAAGACACTCCGTCAACTCGACGACGAGGTGCAGACCCTGCATCGCCACTGGGGCAAGCGACTGGAGAACGGCATTGTCGTGGCGAGCGTGCCATGCCATCACATCTATGGTCTGTGGTTCCGCATTCTCTGGCCACTGGCCGCCGGCGTACCCTTTGCCCGCCAGACCTTTGCCGAGCCGTCGCATGCCAGCGTCTGGCGACGCTGGCCCAACGTCATATGGATTGCGGGTCCCGCGCAGCTGACCCGGTGGCCGGCGTTGATCGGCGACGGCCCGTGGATTGACGCACCCCACATGGCCTTCTCCTCCGGCGGACCGCTTCCCGCCGAGGCTGCGCGGCAATATGTCGGTCTGACGCGCCACGCCGCCACTGACGCGCATGCGGCGCAGGCGCCGATCGAAGTGTTCGGCAGCACGGAGACGGGTGGCATTGCCTGGCGGCAGCAGGACGCGTCATCCGATTGGACGCCGCTCGGCGACACGCGTATTCGGGTCGGCGACACAGGAGCGCTGGAGATCTGTTCGCCACGTGTGGGCGACGGTCAATGGTGGCGTACCGATGACGGCGCTACCCTCCATGCCGATGGAACCTTCGCCTTGACGGGACGACTCGATCGCGTCGTCAAGATCGAGGGCAAGCGGCTCGCCTTGCCAAGCGTGGAATCCGCCTTGGCGCGCCACGAGTGGGTGGACGCGGCAGCCGCCGCCATCGTGTCGGGACGACTGGCCGTGATTGTCGTACTGAACAACGCCGGCAACCGCGCGTGGGCCGAGCAATCGCTCAAGTCGGTGAGAGAGACGTTGCGCCGTTCACTCGCTGAAACGTTCGACGCAACCGTTTTGCCCAGACGCTGGCGTTTCCTGCCGGCACTGCCGATCAATGAACGCGGCAAGCGCACCGCCGCCGACCTGGCCGCCTGTTTCGCACCTGCCACGCCATGGATGCCCTCGGTGCTGGGCGTACGTCTAAGCGATGGCGATGAGGGACATGAGGCGCAGCGAGAAGGCGAAGCGTCGCCGTTCCGTGTCGTCTGTACCCTCCGTGTCCCCCCCGGGTTGGCGCACTTCGAAGGGCATTTCCCGGGGTTGCCGTTGCTGCCGGGCGTCGTTCTGGTCGATTGGGCGACGCGTTTCGCCACACAGTATGCGTGCGAAAAAGCGGCTCGGCATGGGTGGGCAAACTGCACACCGGCCACCTTGCAGCAAGTGAAATTCTCGTCCCCCGTGCTTCCGGGAGCCCGGCTCGAACTCACACTGACATTCGACGCGACGCGCCATCGCGTGAAGTATCAATACGACGGCAGCCGGGGAGTCGTAGCTTCAGGATATCTGGGCTACGCCCCAATGCCTGCGGGCGCCGAGGTGTCCCCGCAATGA
- a CDS encoding glycosyltransferase family 2 protein: MTHDVGQGVSNPPFSPCVLIPVYNHPAHIGGIVEALIGLGLAVLLVDDGSEAHTRAVLEDIRAKHGAFVTLERLPGNLGKGGAVSHGLRRAHALGFSHALQVDADGQHNLADVTAFLDDARQRPEAVICGTPHYDASVPKGRLYGRYITHFWVWIETLSFEIVDSMCGFRVYPLAATAALLARHQPPSRMAFDTDILVRLYWQGVPIHNRRTRVVYPKDGVSHFQMFRDNVGISLMHTRLVCGMIARAPALLRRKYRPQHGTQTSQTTSTGNALAPSEAHGPLPWWRRPERGSLLGMRVLAFACRCLGLRAARACLVPVVAYFALKDSQARSASRDYQQRLRDTTPEIALPEPTFRQTFRHLLSFANAALDKFAAWSGLLNERHVYVEDQQTLDAAANDSRGALVIGSHLGNLEMTRALARSRGIDRIHAVVYTRHAQRFRTMLASANSDFADNLIEVDDIGPATAIMLRERVDRGDWLVIVGDRVPSSENGRVVQVPFLGAPAPFAQGPFILASLLECPVYLLFCLHDKVAYRLYFEPFADVVTLPRAKREAAILTYAERYARRLEHYCRRYPMQWFNFFDFWRGRPPL, translated from the coding sequence ATGACCCACGACGTCGGCCAAGGCGTGTCGAATCCGCCCTTCTCCCCGTGCGTGCTGATCCCTGTGTACAACCATCCGGCGCACATCGGGGGCATCGTCGAGGCCCTGATCGGGCTAGGGTTGGCCGTGCTGCTGGTCGATGACGGAAGCGAAGCGCACACGCGCGCCGTGCTCGAAGACATTCGGGCCAAACATGGCGCCTTCGTCACGCTCGAGCGCCTGCCAGGCAACCTGGGTAAAGGCGGCGCCGTTTCCCACGGACTGCGCAGAGCCCACGCATTGGGCTTCTCGCACGCGCTGCAGGTCGACGCCGACGGGCAACACAATCTTGCCGATGTCACAGCATTTCTTGACGATGCCCGACAACGCCCGGAAGCCGTCATTTGCGGAACACCGCATTACGACGCATCCGTTCCGAAAGGCCGGCTGTACGGACGCTACATCACGCACTTCTGGGTATGGATCGAAACACTGTCCTTCGAGATCGTCGATTCGATGTGCGGCTTTCGCGTCTACCCGTTGGCTGCCACCGCCGCCCTGCTCGCACGCCATCAACCACCGTCGCGCATGGCGTTCGACACCGATATTCTGGTCCGTCTCTACTGGCAAGGCGTGCCCATTCATAACAGGCGCACGCGTGTCGTGTATCCCAAGGACGGGGTCTCGCATTTTCAGATGTTCCGCGACAATGTGGGCATTTCGCTGATGCACACGCGACTGGTATGCGGCATGATTGCCCGCGCTCCGGCACTGTTACGGCGAAAATACCGCCCGCAGCACGGCACGCAGACATCGCAGACAACATCGACAGGCAACGCCCTCGCGCCTTCCGAAGCCCATGGCCCGTTGCCATGGTGGCGTCGCCCCGAACGGGGCAGTTTGCTGGGTATGCGCGTTCTGGCGTTCGCCTGCCGCTGCCTCGGGTTGCGCGCGGCACGCGCTTGCCTCGTGCCCGTGGTCGCCTACTTTGCACTGAAAGATTCGCAGGCACGCAGCGCTTCACGCGATTATCAGCAGCGTCTGCGAGATACCACGCCGGAAATCGCGCTCCCCGAACCGACCTTCCGGCAGACCTTCCGGCATTTGCTCTCGTTTGCCAACGCTGCGCTCGACAAGTTCGCCGCGTGGAGCGGGTTGCTCAACGAACGCCACGTGTACGTCGAAGATCAACAGACGCTGGACGCGGCCGCCAACGATTCGCGCGGCGCGCTCGTCATCGGGTCTCATCTGGGCAATCTGGAGATGACCCGCGCACTGGCCCGCTCGCGCGGTATCGACCGCATTCACGCTGTCGTCTACACCCGCCACGCGCAGCGCTTTCGCACGATGCTTGCCAGCGCAAACAGCGATTTCGCCGACAACCTGATCGAAGTGGACGACATCGGCCCGGCCACGGCCATCATGCTGCGCGAGCGTGTCGACCGGGGCGACTGGCTGGTCATCGTCGGTGATCGCGTGCCATCCAGCGAGAACGGACGGGTCGTTCAGGTTCCGTTCCTCGGGGCTCCGGCCCCTTTCGCTCAGGGCCCGTTCATTCTCGCCTCATTGCTCGAATGTCCCGTCTATCTGCTGTTTTGCCTGCACGATAAAGTGGCCTACCGGTTGTACTTCGAGCCGTTCGCCGATGTCGTGACTTTGCCGCGCGCAAAACGCGAAGCCGCAATATTGACCTATGCCGAGCGTTACGCGAGACGCCTTGAGCACTACTGCCGGCGGTATCCAATGCAGTGGTTCAACTTTTTCGATTTCTGGCGCGGCAGACCGCCGCTGTGA
- a CDS encoding HAL/PAL/TAL family ammonia-lyase — protein sequence MAAVVFGNARLRIEDIVEISRRTRVARLSTDPAWQARIRRGVEALQAHLRAGYPVYGVTTGYGDACVVDVPMALVEALPAQLTRYHGCGMGDWLDDEAVRAVLACRLASLVQGYSAVRPALLASLVHLLEHDILPRIPSEGSVGASGDLTPLSYVAATLIGERDVKYGGRICSATEALAATAGSPIVLAPKEGLALMNGTAVMTALASLAFARSRSLARLASRLTALTTIALDGRAAHFHPTLFEAKPHQGQSDAARWIREDLTGRTEPTEARLQDRYSLRCAPHVVGVLVDALSWIRRDVENEINSANDNPLIDPDTAEVHHGGNFYGGHIAFAMDSLKAAVANIADLMDRQLALLVDDKFNNGLPRNLSGATGPRAPINHGFKAVQIGASAWAAEALKHTMPASVFSRSTESHNQDKVSMGTIAARDCLRVLMLTEQVAAAHTLAAAQAVRLRARLSPGCAPLSDAVREWLDAVAERSPFVEEDRALEHELRAVRAWLADGADLPDEV from the coding sequence ATGGCCGCCGTCGTCTTCGGCAACGCACGGCTGCGCATCGAGGACATTGTCGAGATCTCGCGACGCACCCGCGTAGCGCGCCTGTCGACCGACCCCGCGTGGCAAGCCCGCATACGCCGCGGCGTCGAGGCTTTGCAAGCGCATCTTCGCGCCGGATATCCGGTGTATGGCGTCACAACCGGGTACGGCGACGCTTGCGTCGTCGACGTTCCTATGGCGCTCGTCGAGGCGCTACCGGCGCAGTTGACTCGCTATCATGGCTGCGGCATGGGCGATTGGCTCGACGACGAAGCCGTGCGGGCGGTCCTGGCTTGCCGGCTCGCTTCTCTGGTCCAGGGGTACTCGGCGGTGCGACCGGCGCTGCTCGCTTCGCTGGTTCACCTGCTCGAGCACGACATCCTGCCGCGCATTCCATCGGAGGGGTCCGTAGGCGCCAGCGGGGATCTCACGCCGTTGTCGTATGTGGCCGCCACGCTGATCGGCGAACGCGATGTTAAGTACGGCGGCCGCATCTGCTCAGCCACCGAAGCGTTGGCTGCCACTGCCGGTTCGCCAATCGTGCTCGCCCCCAAAGAGGGGCTCGCGCTGATGAACGGCACGGCGGTGATGACTGCGCTGGCAAGCCTGGCCTTTGCGAGAAGCCGGTCGCTGGCGCGTCTGGCATCTCGACTGACCGCCTTGACGACTATCGCGCTGGATGGCCGTGCAGCGCACTTTCATCCAACGCTTTTCGAAGCCAAACCGCATCAAGGCCAGTCCGACGCCGCACGCTGGATCCGTGAAGATCTGACGGGACGTACCGAGCCGACGGAGGCTCGCCTTCAGGACCGCTACTCGCTTCGTTGCGCACCGCATGTCGTTGGGGTGCTGGTCGACGCGCTGAGCTGGATCCGGCGCGACGTCGAAAATGAAATCAACAGCGCAAACGATAACCCGCTCATCGATCCGGATACGGCAGAGGTCCATCACGGTGGCAACTTTTACGGCGGCCACATCGCCTTCGCGATGGACAGCCTGAAGGCTGCCGTGGCCAACATCGCCGACCTGATGGACCGGCAGTTGGCGCTACTCGTCGACGATAAGTTCAACAACGGCCTGCCGCGCAATCTCAGCGGTGCGACCGGGCCGCGTGCGCCCATCAATCACGGCTTCAAAGCCGTGCAGATCGGCGCATCGGCCTGGGCCGCCGAGGCGCTGAAGCACACGATGCCCGCGAGTGTTTTTTCCCGCTCGACCGAATCGCACAATCAGGACAAGGTCAGCATGGGCACGATCGCCGCGCGGGATTGTCTTCGCGTGCTCATGCTCACCGAGCAGGTGGCGGCCGCGCACACGCTCGCCGCCGCACAGGCCGTGCGGTTGCGGGCGCGTCTTTCGCCTGGCTGCGCCCCCTTATCCGACGCCGTGCGCGAGTGGCTCGATGCGGTGGCCGAGCGCTCCCCGTTTGTCGAAGAAGACCGGGCCCTTGAGCACGAGTTGCGTGCGGTTCGCGCATGGCTCGCCGACGGAGCGGATTTGCCCGATGAAGTGTGA
- a CDS encoding acyl-CoA thioesterase gives MNGRFPDKAPWLVAEAEVEIPFHDVDVMEVAWHGHYVKYFEIARCVLLRRFDYDYPQMQASGYLWPIVECHLKYVRPARYGQRVRVTASLTEYENRLRIAYEIHDIASQTRLTRGYTTQVAVDARNGEMQFASPAVVREKLEAAWANG, from the coding sequence ATGAACGGACGATTTCCCGACAAGGCACCCTGGCTGGTGGCCGAGGCCGAGGTCGAAATTCCCTTCCATGACGTCGATGTCATGGAGGTCGCATGGCATGGCCATTACGTCAAGTACTTCGAAATCGCGCGCTGCGTGCTGTTGCGCCGGTTCGATTACGACTATCCGCAGATGCAGGCCTCGGGCTATCTGTGGCCCATCGTCGAGTGTCATCTCAAGTACGTTCGCCCGGCACGTTACGGCCAGCGCGTGCGCGTTACCGCGTCGCTCACCGAGTACGAAAATCGGCTGCGTATCGCGTACGAGATTCACGATATCGCTTCCCAGACACGATTGACGCGAGGCTACACGACTCAGGTCGCGGTCGACGCCCGCAATGGTGAAATGCAGTTCGCAAGCCCGGCCGTAGTGCGCGAGAAACTGGAGGCCGCATGGGCCAACGGCTGA
- a CDS encoding outer membrane lipoprotein carrier protein LolA — MGQRLRSRIHGWLLSAVVAAVALGATHGLHAQIASAPTSSAADLALLERVLSQVGANAVVKAEFIQTRTSPLLATPVITRGTLVFASELGVIWQVSAPQWQGYVYGRQRTARFDADGNVLSREAQPSALTHQINEWASAFTHGDVSGLASQFAISATGTTSRWQAVLTPSQPQIAQAMRRLTLTGDNVVRTVVLETQRGESIRWQFDKVKTSEPLNARERRLFRAAE; from the coding sequence ATGGGCCAACGGCTGAGGTCACGCATCCACGGATGGCTGTTGTCGGCTGTTGTGGCAGCCGTCGCGCTGGGTGCAACGCATGGGTTGCACGCGCAAATCGCATCGGCTCCGACGTCTTCCGCTGCCGACCTTGCGCTGCTCGAGCGCGTGCTGTCGCAGGTCGGGGCAAACGCCGTGGTCAAGGCCGAGTTTATTCAGACCCGAACGTCCCCCCTTCTGGCGACGCCCGTCATTACACGGGGCACACTGGTCTTCGCGAGCGAGCTTGGCGTGATCTGGCAGGTCAGCGCACCGCAATGGCAAGGCTACGTCTACGGGCGCCAGCGCACCGCGCGGTTCGATGCCGACGGCAACGTGCTGTCGCGCGAAGCTCAGCCGTCCGCCCTTACGCACCAGATCAACGAATGGGCGAGTGCGTTCACGCATGGCGACGTCAGCGGACTCGCGTCGCAATTCGCCATATCGGCGACCGGCACGACGAGTCGCTGGCAGGCCGTTCTCACGCCGTCGCAGCCACAAATCGCGCAGGCAATGCGACGTCTCACACTCACTGGCGATAACGTGGTGCGCACGGTCGTACTCGAGACCCAGCGGGGAGAATCGATCAGGTGGCAGTTCGATAAGGTGAAAACGTCCGAACCGCTGAACGCCCGTGAACGACGCCTGTTCAGAGCCGCGGAATGA